Genomic window (Vibrio pomeroyi):
AAGGTGTTCTTGTAAACGGTACTGTTACTGCAGTTGACGCGAAAGGCGCTACTATCGAGCTAATCGAAGGCGTTGAAGGTTACATCCGCGCTTCTGAAGTTTCTCGCGACCGTATCGAAGATGCATCTCTAATCCTAAGCGTTGGCGACAGCGTTGAAGCGAAGTTCACTGGTGTAGACCGTAAGAACCGCGTAATCAACCTATCTATCAAAGCTAAAGATGAAGCTGATGAGCAAGAAGCAATGGCTTCACTGAACAAGTCTGAAGAAGGCGCGTTCGGTAACGCAATGGCAGACGCATTCAAAGCTGCTAAAGGCGAATAATAGCTTCTCATTAAGAGAATTATAGCTATCTAGCCAAGAAAGGAGCCGTAAGGCTCCTTTTTTTTTGCTTATTTTTCCGATAGGTCTATAATTTCTAAAAAGAAAACCAACGAGGGTAACTATGACTAAGTCTGAATTGATTGAAAGACTGTGCGCTGAGCAAACGCATCTTTCTGCAAAAGAAATTGAAGACGCTGTAAAAGACATTTTAGAGCATATGGCTTCAACACTAGAAAGTGGTGATCGAATCGAAATTCGCGGTTTTGGCAGCTTTTCTCTGCATTATCGTGAGCCTCGTGTTGGACGTAACCCAAAGACTGGTGACAAAGTAGAGTTAGAAGGTAAATACGTTCCTCACTTCAAACCAGGTAAAGAGCTGCGCGAACGAGTAAACTCAGGAATGTAGCCTACTTATCGGAATTAAGAAAAGCGGCATACTATAATGTATGCCGCTTTTTTATGACCATAATATGGTGGTCTGATTAGTAATTTTCCTGCATAATCGTACAGCTAACCAACCAATGAGTGATGAACTATGAAAATTATAAAAATAGTCGCCGTTATCGCACTTTTCCTAATTGCACTGGCTTTAGGCTCTCAAAACCAAACAACTGTGAATTTCAACTATCTGCTTGCACAAGGTGACTTCCATCTATCAAGTTTATTAGGTGTTGTATTCGTTTCAGGCTTTGGCCTAGCTTGGTTAGTCTTTGGTAACATGCACATGCGGTCTCAGCTAAAAATTCATCGCTTGAAGAAGCAACTCAATAAGAAATCAAAGCAGGTCGCTGCTGATACTAAAGCTTAAAGGCTATATTTGATGTTAGAGTTACTGTTCTTACTTTTGCCTATCGCAGCCGCTTATGGTTGGTATATGGGTAATCGTAACGCTCAGCAAGAAAAACAAAAACAATCACACCAGATCTCCCGTCAATACGTGACGGGTTTGAACCTATTACTGTCAGACCAATCTGACAAAGCGGTCGATCACTTCATCGAGCTACTTCAAGTAGACAATGAAACCATCGATACTCACTTGGCTCTGGGCAACTTGTTCCGTTCAAGAGGCGAAGTCGACCGTGCTATTCGCATTCACCAAAATCTTATCTCTCGTTCGGGATTAACGCTCGACCAGAAAAACCTCGCACTGCAACAATTAGCGAAAGACTATATGGTCTCTGGCTTTCTCGACCGCGCCGAAAAAATCTTTGAACAGCTTGTAGAAGAACCCGACCATAAAGAAGGCGCTCTGCAACAGTTGGTTGCTATTTATCAGCAAACACGTGAGTGGAACAAAGCCATCCATTACGGAAATATCTTAGTTAAACTCGGTAAGAAGAAAATGAAGATGCGTGCCACAGTCGCGCATTTCTGGTGTGAGCTTGCGATGCAAGAACAAGCCGACGGTAACCGCTCTAAGGCGCTTCAACACTTCAAGAAGGCTCTGTCTGAGGACCCTAAATGTGTTCGTGCTAGCATTGCTTTAGGTAAGTTCCATTTAGCGAACGAAGATTACCAAAAGACCATTGATTGTCTTGAATCGGTACTTGAGCAAGATATCGACTTCATTAGTGAGGTGTTGCCCACACTTGCTGAGTGTTACCACAAGCTTGGACAAGAAGCTCAATTAGTCGAATTCCTTAAAGCGTGTATCCAGAAGAAAGCTGGTGTATCTGCGGAACTGATGCTTGCTCAATTAGTTGCTCACCATGAAGATGTTGGCTCTGCTCAAGAACTACTGACCAAGCAACTTGTTAAAAACCCAACCATGAAAGGCTTCTATCGATTAATCGATTACCACCTAGCAGAAGCAGAAGAAGGTCGAGCTAAAGATAGCTTAACCACGCTTCAATCCATGGTTGGTGAGCAGCTTAAAGTTAAGCCTCATTACCGTTGCCGCCAGTGTGGTTTCTCAACACACTCAATGTATTGGCACTGCCCTTCATGTAAAGGGTGGGGGACGATCAAGCCTATTCGTGGGCTTGATGGTGAATAGATTTGTGGTCGTTTTAAGACCAAATTTTTAATTGCAGCTTTCGGGCTGCATTTTTATGACTGTTATTTATCACCCGCTATGTGTAGGTGAGTAAATATTTTGTAGAAAGTTAACTGCGTTAGGAGATGAAATGAACGACCAAAAAATCATTGTAGCCTTGGATTATGACAACCAAGCGGATGCGTTAGCCTTTGTTGATCGTATTGACCCAGCATCTTGTCGCTTAAAAGTCGGCAAAGAGATGTTTACCTTGTTTGGTCCTGAGTTTGTTCGTGAATTACATAAGCGTGGTTTCTCAGTATTCTTAGACCTTAAATTCCACGACATTCCTAACACATGTTCAAAAGCAGTGCGCGCTGCTGCTGAACTTGGCATATGGATGGTGAACGTACACGCAAGTGGCGGTGAGCGCATGATGACGGCTTCTCGCGAAATCTTAGAACCGTATGGTAAAGATCGTCCGCTGCTTATTGGTGTGACTGTACTAACCAGTATGGAACAGTCTGATCTAGCGGGTATCGGTTTAGACCTAGAGCCACAACAGCAAGTAATGCGCTTGGCTTCTCTTACTAAAAACTCTGGTTTAGATGGTGTGGTATGTTCAGCACAAGAGGCTTCATTGTTGAAAGGTGCACTTGGTCAGGAGTTCAAACTAGTGACTCCGGGTATTCGCCCTGTGGGTGCTGATGTTGGTGACCAGAAGCGTATTATGACGCCTTCTAAAGCGATTGAATCAGGTTCTGACTACCTAGTTATCGGTCGTCCAATTACTCAAGCTATAGACCCTGCAGCGGTTCTTGCTGAGATTAACGGTACTCTAGCTTAAGTTTCTCTTATAGCTAGCGCGATACAAATAAAGAAGGCCAGCAGATTGCTGGCCTTTTTGTTTGGATTGGAGTGTGTTTTCTTAGCGAATTATACCGGTGCACCACTATGGAATTTAAAGTCGCTGTCGTCTGAAGTGATCAGGTCTGCTTCCACTTGAGCGAAATGAGCAATACGCTCTGAGATATCTTTGCCAGCGATTTGCTCGGCCAACTCAAGGTAATCTTGGTAGTGACGAGCCTCTGAACGAAGTAGAGATACGTAAAACTTCTCCATGTCTTCTTCTAAGAAAGGCGCTAATTTAGCAAAACGCTCACAAGAACGTGCTTCAATAAAGGCACCGATGATTAGTTTGTCGACTAGAGCATCTGGTTCGTATGTCTTTACTTGCTTGATTAGCCCTTTAGCGTAACGACCCGCTTCAATCGGTTGGTAAGTCACGCCTTTCTTTTCCATCAATTCCATCACTTGATAGAAATGGTGCAATTCTTCTTTAATCAGTAGAACCATTTTGTCGATAAGGTCAGCACCGTAATTACAGCCTTCTTTCGCTGTGATTCGCTTTGATACGTTGCTCTTACCACGAAGTGACTCTAGATCTCCAATACGGCGGTAAGCAAACTGCTCGTATGGCAAGATCCACTCATTCAGTTGCTTGGCACTGTCTTTATCAACTGCGTACTTACGGATAAGAAACAGAGCGCTTTGAGCTGCTTTTAGCTCACAAAGCATGTGATCACGCAAAATGATGTGAAGGTTTTCTGGCTTTTTGGCTTCATCGATCCATGAATCTGGCGTTTCGGCTTTAAGAAAGGAGTGAATTGGAGCTAATAGTTCTTGATACATGGTCGGGGCAAGTTTGTTGATAATGCGGGATTTTATCACAGCTCACTAGATCTCCCTATACGGAGAAAGGAAATTAACTAGGTACAAAAAAGGCCGCCTATTTAAGTAAATAAGGCGGCCTTTTCTTGTTTTGGCTAGACGATTACCATTTCTTCTTCTGACCGAATAGGGCATCCATATCGTCGTCACGCTCTTTAGATTCCATCTGTTGCAAATCTTGCGCGTTTTTATCTTGGCGCTTCTGATCAAGGTCGTTAAGCATCTGCTGAAGCTTCTCTTTTGCTTGATTAGAGTATGAGTCGTTTTTGGTAGCTAACGCATCAATGCCTTTACGCAGTAACTGAATTGCTGTACCTGGTTGGCCGCGAGATATTGAGTCATTTGCACGCTTAATAACGTTCTCGATGTTAATGCGAATTTGAATTGTCTCGAGACGTGCGTTCTCAACTACATAAGCTTGAGTTTCAAAACGACCTTTGTTGTGTTCATTACGAACCGTATCGCGAAGACGTTTGACTAGCTTAAGCATCATGATCGCTTGCTTATCACTGCTTGGCACGCGGAAAGCTGTACTTTCGCCACCTTGGTAGTTCTCTTTAAGCTGAGTAATTTGCTGCTTTACGCTTTCGATACGCTGGGCGAGTTGCTTATTTTTAGGGTCGAGCTGATACATGTTTTCTAATGCATCAAGAATTCGATTATTTAAGCATACAAGAAGATCTTGGCTAAACGGCATGTGGTGAGCATTGCCAATCAGCTCTTCAGTTCCGTCAATAATGGTTAGATAACGAGAAGCTTCCTGTTTCTTCGCTGTTTCTACCTTAACTTTGTATTGAAGCATGATGTTGTAGCCTAAAACCAACACCAAAAGAACGGCTACTAAGGCGATTATTAAACCAATATTCATATATTTGTGTCTGCTTGTTGTTTTCTATAGCTAACTGGAGAGGATACACGATTCCATTATGTATCGGCACTCGTAAATTGCAATTTCTGATTATCTCTTGTTGAGCGCAATCGGCAATCAAAATTTACCAACTAATGTATGAGAATGAGGAGTGGGTTGCAAAGCGTTAGTGATGTTTTTGTTTGTTAAGCTATAAAA
Coding sequences:
- the ihfB gene encoding integration host factor subunit beta, yielding MTKSELIERLCAEQTHLSAKEIEDAVKDILEHMASTLESGDRIEIRGFGSFSLHYREPRVGRNPKTGDKVELEGKYVPHFKPGKELRERVNSGM
- a CDS encoding lipopolysaccharide assembly protein LapA domain-containing protein translates to MKIIKIVAVIALFLIALALGSQNQTTVNFNYLLAQGDFHLSSLLGVVFVSGFGLAWLVFGNMHMRSQLKIHRLKKQLNKKSKQVAADTKA
- the lapB gene encoding lipopolysaccharide assembly protein LapB, coding for MLELLFLLLPIAAAYGWYMGNRNAQQEKQKQSHQISRQYVTGLNLLLSDQSDKAVDHFIELLQVDNETIDTHLALGNLFRSRGEVDRAIRIHQNLISRSGLTLDQKNLALQQLAKDYMVSGFLDRAEKIFEQLVEEPDHKEGALQQLVAIYQQTREWNKAIHYGNILVKLGKKKMKMRATVAHFWCELAMQEQADGNRSKALQHFKKALSEDPKCVRASIALGKFHLANEDYQKTIDCLESVLEQDIDFISEVLPTLAECYHKLGQEAQLVEFLKACIQKKAGVSAELMLAQLVAHHEDVGSAQELLTKQLVKNPTMKGFYRLIDYHLAEAEEGRAKDSLTTLQSMVGEQLKVKPHYRCRQCGFSTHSMYWHCPSCKGWGTIKPIRGLDGE
- the pyrF gene encoding orotidine-5'-phosphate decarboxylase, which codes for MNDQKIIVALDYDNQADALAFVDRIDPASCRLKVGKEMFTLFGPEFVRELHKRGFSVFLDLKFHDIPNTCSKAVRAAAELGIWMVNVHASGGERMMTASREILEPYGKDRPLLIGVTVLTSMEQSDLAGIGLDLEPQQQVMRLASLTKNSGLDGVVCSAQEASLLKGALGQEFKLVTPGIRPVGADVGDQKRIMTPSKAIESGSDYLVIGRPITQAIDPAAVLAEINGTLA
- a CDS encoding tRNA isopentenyl-2-thiomethyl-A-37 hydroxylase MiaE, with product MYQELLAPIHSFLKAETPDSWIDEAKKPENLHIILRDHMLCELKAAQSALFLIRKYAVDKDSAKQLNEWILPYEQFAYRRIGDLESLRGKSNVSKRITAKEGCNYGADLIDKMVLLIKEELHHFYQVMELMEKKGVTYQPIEAGRYAKGLIKQVKTYEPDALVDKLIIGAFIEARSCERFAKLAPFLEEDMEKFYVSLLRSEARHYQDYLELAEQIAGKDISERIAHFAQVEADLITSDDSDFKFHSGAPV
- a CDS encoding DNA repair protein — encoded protein: MNIGLIIALVAVLLVLVLGYNIMLQYKVKVETAKKQEASRYLTIIDGTEELIGNAHHMPFSQDLLVCLNNRILDALENMYQLDPKNKQLAQRIESVKQQITQLKENYQGGESTAFRVPSSDKQAIMMLKLVKRLRDTVRNEHNKGRFETQAYVVENARLETIQIRINIENVIKRANDSISRGQPGTAIQLLRKGIDALATKNDSYSNQAKEKLQQMLNDLDQKRQDKNAQDLQQMESKERDDDMDALFGQKKKW